The following proteins are co-located in the Vigna unguiculata cultivar IT97K-499-35 chromosome 9, ASM411807v1, whole genome shotgun sequence genome:
- the LOC114163867 gene encoding phosphatidylinositol 4-phosphate 5-kinase 2 isoform X1: MRQEVVQEGRSKTPDAAAEREIYRVKAGNRRVTPSEEESEVSSRRVEKRLPSGDVYMGSFSGNAPSGSGKYLWRDGCMYEGEWKKGKACGKGKFSWPSGATYEGEFKSGRMEGFGTFTGSEGETYCGSWSSDRKQGYGQKRYANGDFYEGLWKRNVQEGEGRYVWRNGNEYYGEWRNGVICGRGTLIWANGNRYEGQWENGVPKGQGVFTWPDGSCYVGCWNKDLKLHQLDGTFYPGSGDNLTVTMRKRSSVDSSRASGVKSFPRICIWESEGEAGDITCDIIDNVSLLYRDGRESGSDRGLVKPFRRNPCCFSGEVKRPGQTISKGHKNYDLMLKLQLGIRYSVGKEASISRGLKSSDFEPKEKFWTRFPSEGSKITPPHQSAEFRWKDYCPMVFRQLRKLFQVDPADYMLAICGDDALRELSSPGKSGSFFYLTQDDRFMIKTVKKSEVKVLLRMLRSYYQHVSKYENSLVTKFYGVHCVKPIGGQKTRFIVMGNLFCSEYPIHRRFDLKGSSHGRTTDKTKEEIDETTTLKDLDLNFVFRLQKSWFQDLIKQIERDCEFLEAEGIMDYSLLVGLHFRDDNTYEKMGLSPFLLRTGKWEDSYQSEKFMRGYRFLEAELQDRDWVKSGRRSLIRLGANMPVRAERMGRRSDFDQYTPCCSGETYDVVLYFGIIDILQDYDISKKLEHAYKSLQVDPSSISAVDPKLYSKRFRDFVGRIFIEDR; this comes from the exons ATGCGTCAAGAAGTTGTACAGGAGGGCAGGAGCAAAACCCCAGACGCGGCGGCGGAGAGAGAGATTTACAGGGTGAAAGCCGGGAACCGAAGAGTGACGCCGAGCGAGGAGGAATCGGAGGTGAGTAGCAGGAGGGTGGAGAAGCGGTTGCCGAGCGGTGACGTGTACATGGGGAGCTTCTCGGGCAACGCGCCTAGCGGATCGGGGAAGTATCTGTGGAGAGACGGGTGTATGTATGAGGGTGAGTGGAAGAAAGGGAAGGCGTGCGGGAAGGGGAAGTTCTCGTGGCCTTCGGGAGCCACCTACGAGGGTGAATTCAAATCGGGTAGGATGGAGGGGTTTGGGACCTTTACCGGATCCGAGGGCGAGACGTACTGCGGGTCCTGGAGCTCCGACCGGAAGCAAGGGTACGGGCAGAAGCGTTACGCCAACGGGGACTTCTACGAGGGGTTGTGGAAGCGGAACGTGCAGGAGGGGGAGGGGAGGTACGTGTGGAGAAACGGTAACGAGTACTACGGGGAGTGGAGGAACGGGGTGATTTGTGGGCGGGGTACTCTGATTTGGGCCAATGGGAATCGGTACGAGGGGCAGTGGGAGAACGGGGTTCCCAAGGGGCAAGGGGTTTTCACTTGGCCCGATGGGAGCTGCTATGTTGGGTGCTGGAACAAGGACCTTAAGCTGCACCAGCTTGATGGAACCTTTTACCCCGGGAGTGGTGATAATCTCACCGTAACTATGAGGAAGAGGTCTTCTGTTGACAGTTCCAGAGCGAGTGGGGTCAAGAGTTTTCCCCGGATTTGCATCTGGGAATCCGAGGGTGAAGCGGGGGATATAACCTGTGATATCATCGATAATGTGTCCTTGTTGTATCGGGATGGGAGAGAATCCGGGTCGGATCGGGGACTTGTTAAGCCTTTTCGACGGAATCCTTGTTGCTTTTCCGGTGAGGTGAAGAGACCTGGCCAGACTATATCTAAGGGGCATAAGAATTATGATCTTATGCTTAAACTGCAACTGGGTATAAG GTACTCTGTTGGGAAGGAAGCTTCCATTTCGCGAGGGCTTAAATCGAGCGATTTTGAACCCAAGGAGAAGTTCTGGACTAGGTTTCCCTCCGAAGGATCTAAGATTACGCCACCGCACCAATCGGCGGAGTTCCGCTGGAAAGACTACTGCCCTATGGTTTTTAG ACAATTGAGGAAGCTATTTCAAGTGGACCCTGCGGATTACATGTTGGCCATATGTGGGGATGATGCCCTCAGGGAGCTTTCTTCTCCGGGGAAAAGTGGAAGCTTTTTCTACTTGACACAGGATGACAGGTTTATGATAAAGACGGTGAAGAAATCCGAAGTCAAG GTGCTTCTTCGGATGCTCCGAAGCTATTACCAACATGTTTCTAAATATGAGAACTCACTTGTTACAAAGTTCTATGGAGTGCATTGTGTCAAACCAATTGGAGGCCAAAAG ACACGCTTTATTGTGATGGGCAATCTTTTCTGCTCGGAATATCCAATCCATAGACGATTTGACTTGAAAGGATCTTCCCATGGCCGGACAACAGATAAAACCAAGGAAGAAATTGACGAAACCACCACCCTCAAGGACCTGGATCTCAATTTTGTGTTTCGTCTACAAAAAAGTTGGTTCCAGGATCTAATCAA ACAAATTGAGCGAGACTGTGAATTCTTGGAGGCTGAGGGAATTATGGATTACAGTCTCTTAGTTGGCCTTCATTTTCGTGATGATAATACGTATGAAAAAATGGGATTGTCACCGTTTCTTTTGCGCACAG GAAAGTGGGAGGATTCTTATCAGAGTGAAAAGTTCATGCGTGGTTATCGCTTTCTGGAAGCAGAGCTGCAGGATAGGGATTGGGTTAAATCTGGTCG GAGATCATTGATTAGATTAGGAGCCAATATGCCAGTGAGAGCAGAGCGCATGGGTCGGAGGAGTGATTTTGATCAATACACCCCTTGTTGCAGTGGTGAAACTTACgatgttgttttatattttggaattaTTGACATTCTGCAAGATTATGATATCAGCAAGAAACTGGAGCATGCTTACAAGTCTTTACAGGTTGACCCATCATCAATCTCAGCCGTTGATCCAAAGCTCTACTCAAAAAGGTTCCGGGATTTTGTGGGTAGAATATTCATTGAAGACCGGTAA
- the LOC114163867 gene encoding phosphatidylinositol 4-phosphate 5-kinase 2 isoform X2: MRQEVVQEGRSKTPDAAAEREIYRVKAGNRRVTPSEEESEVSSRRVEKRLPSGDVYMGSFSGNAPSGSGKYLWRDGCMYEGEWKKGKACGKGKFSWPSGATYEGEFKSGRMEGFGTFTGSEGETYCGSWSSDRKQGYGQKRYANGDFYEGLWKRNVQEGEGRYVWRNGNEYYGEWRNGVICGRGTLIWANGNRYEGQWENGVPKGQGVFTWPDGSCYVGCWNKDLKLHQLDGTFYPGSGDNLTVTMRKRSSVDSSRASGVKSFPRICIWESEGEAGDITCDIIDNVSLLYRDGRESGSDRGLVKPFRRNPCCFSGEVKRPGQTISKGHKNYDLMLKLQLGIRYSVGKEASISRGLKSSDFEPKEKFWTRFPSEGSKITPPHQSAEFRWKDYCPMVFRQLRKLFQVDPADYMLAICGDDALRELSSPGKSGSFFYLTQDDRFMIKTVKKSEVKVLLRMLRSYYQHVSKYENSLVTKFYGVHCVKPIGGQKTRFIVMGNLFCSEYPIHRRFDLKGSSHGRTTDKTKEEIDETTTLKDLDLNFVFRLQKSWFQDLIKQIERDCEFLEAEGIMDYSLLVGLHFRDDNTYEKMGLSPFLLRTGKWEDSYQSEKFMRGYRFLEAELQDRDWVKSGDH; encoded by the exons ATGCGTCAAGAAGTTGTACAGGAGGGCAGGAGCAAAACCCCAGACGCGGCGGCGGAGAGAGAGATTTACAGGGTGAAAGCCGGGAACCGAAGAGTGACGCCGAGCGAGGAGGAATCGGAGGTGAGTAGCAGGAGGGTGGAGAAGCGGTTGCCGAGCGGTGACGTGTACATGGGGAGCTTCTCGGGCAACGCGCCTAGCGGATCGGGGAAGTATCTGTGGAGAGACGGGTGTATGTATGAGGGTGAGTGGAAGAAAGGGAAGGCGTGCGGGAAGGGGAAGTTCTCGTGGCCTTCGGGAGCCACCTACGAGGGTGAATTCAAATCGGGTAGGATGGAGGGGTTTGGGACCTTTACCGGATCCGAGGGCGAGACGTACTGCGGGTCCTGGAGCTCCGACCGGAAGCAAGGGTACGGGCAGAAGCGTTACGCCAACGGGGACTTCTACGAGGGGTTGTGGAAGCGGAACGTGCAGGAGGGGGAGGGGAGGTACGTGTGGAGAAACGGTAACGAGTACTACGGGGAGTGGAGGAACGGGGTGATTTGTGGGCGGGGTACTCTGATTTGGGCCAATGGGAATCGGTACGAGGGGCAGTGGGAGAACGGGGTTCCCAAGGGGCAAGGGGTTTTCACTTGGCCCGATGGGAGCTGCTATGTTGGGTGCTGGAACAAGGACCTTAAGCTGCACCAGCTTGATGGAACCTTTTACCCCGGGAGTGGTGATAATCTCACCGTAACTATGAGGAAGAGGTCTTCTGTTGACAGTTCCAGAGCGAGTGGGGTCAAGAGTTTTCCCCGGATTTGCATCTGGGAATCCGAGGGTGAAGCGGGGGATATAACCTGTGATATCATCGATAATGTGTCCTTGTTGTATCGGGATGGGAGAGAATCCGGGTCGGATCGGGGACTTGTTAAGCCTTTTCGACGGAATCCTTGTTGCTTTTCCGGTGAGGTGAAGAGACCTGGCCAGACTATATCTAAGGGGCATAAGAATTATGATCTTATGCTTAAACTGCAACTGGGTATAAG GTACTCTGTTGGGAAGGAAGCTTCCATTTCGCGAGGGCTTAAATCGAGCGATTTTGAACCCAAGGAGAAGTTCTGGACTAGGTTTCCCTCCGAAGGATCTAAGATTACGCCACCGCACCAATCGGCGGAGTTCCGCTGGAAAGACTACTGCCCTATGGTTTTTAG ACAATTGAGGAAGCTATTTCAAGTGGACCCTGCGGATTACATGTTGGCCATATGTGGGGATGATGCCCTCAGGGAGCTTTCTTCTCCGGGGAAAAGTGGAAGCTTTTTCTACTTGACACAGGATGACAGGTTTATGATAAAGACGGTGAAGAAATCCGAAGTCAAG GTGCTTCTTCGGATGCTCCGAAGCTATTACCAACATGTTTCTAAATATGAGAACTCACTTGTTACAAAGTTCTATGGAGTGCATTGTGTCAAACCAATTGGAGGCCAAAAG ACACGCTTTATTGTGATGGGCAATCTTTTCTGCTCGGAATATCCAATCCATAGACGATTTGACTTGAAAGGATCTTCCCATGGCCGGACAACAGATAAAACCAAGGAAGAAATTGACGAAACCACCACCCTCAAGGACCTGGATCTCAATTTTGTGTTTCGTCTACAAAAAAGTTGGTTCCAGGATCTAATCAA ACAAATTGAGCGAGACTGTGAATTCTTGGAGGCTGAGGGAATTATGGATTACAGTCTCTTAGTTGGCCTTCATTTTCGTGATGATAATACGTATGAAAAAATGGGATTGTCACCGTTTCTTTTGCGCACAG GAAAGTGGGAGGATTCTTATCAGAGTGAAAAGTTCATGCGTGGTTATCGCTTTCTGGAAGCAGAGCTGCAGGATAGGGATTGGGTTAAATCTG GAGATCATTGA
- the LOC114162503 gene encoding 30S ribosomal protein S13, chloroplastic has translation MAQTLAMPVASSLAIISNTRLSNAVSVNILNPHTPKVQGLSIKCARVGGVEIPNNKRIEYSLQYIHGVGRSRARQILCDISMDNKLTKELTEEELITLRDEVSKYMIEGDLRRFNAINIKRLKDIQCYRGIRHIQGLPCRGQRTKNNCRTLKGKKVAIAGKKKK, from the exons ATGGCGCAAACGCTGGCAATGCCCGTGGCATCCTCACTCGCTATAATCTCCAATACTCGCCTCTCCAATGCTGTCTCCGTTAACATTCTGAATCCTCATACTCCAAAG GTTCAAGGATTGAGCATCAAGTGCGCTCGTGTTGGCGGTGTGGAGATTCCGAACAACAAGCGAATCGAGTATTCTCTGCAGTACATTCATGGAGTTGGGAGGAGCAGAGCGCGACAGATCCTGTGTGATATAAGCATGGATAACAAATTGACAAAGGAGCTCACTGAGGAGGAACTCATCACTCTCAGGGACGAAGTCTCCAAGTACATGATTGAAGGAGACTTG AGACGATTTAATGCGATTAATATAAAGAGACTGAAGGACATTCAGTGCTACAGAGGAATAAGGCATATTCAGGGGCTTCCTTGCAGAGGCCAGCGAACCAAGAACAATTGTAGGACCTTGAAGGGTAAGAAGGTTGCCATTGCCggcaaaaagaaaaagtaa
- the LOC114164208 gene encoding nitrate reductase [NADH] 1, producing MATSVDNRPFTAHRHGVVRTYKPAPELPRPMKLPLPTPLSDSSSDEEEETTAMKELILKSSVEVESSIFDPRDDGTADHWVKRNASLIRLTGKHPLNSEPPLDRLMHHGFITPVPLHYVRNHGPVARARWEDWTVEVTGLVSRPTCFTMEQLLHDFPSREFPVTLVCAGNRRQEQNMVKQSIGFNWGPAVVSTSVWRGVPLRSLLKKCGIYSRTKGALHVCFEGAEDLPADGGSKYGTSIRREVALDPSRDIILAYMQNGELLSPDHGFPVRMIIPGFVGGRMVKWLKRIIVSTQESQSYYHYMDNRVLPSHVDAELANAEAWWYKPEYCINEVNINSVITTPSHEEILPINSWTTQLPYFIKGYAYSGGGRKVTRVEVTLDGGETWRVCSVERPEKPNKYGKYWCWCFWSLEVEVLDLLAAKEIAVRAWDEALNTQPQKLIWNVLGMMNNCWFRVKTNVCRPKKGEIGIVFEHPTQQGNQSGGWMARERQLEKSSESNPSLKKSVSSPFMNTTTKTFSISEVRKHNNRDSAWIIVHGNVYDCTRFLKDHPGGEDSILINAGTDCTEEFDAIHSGKAKEMLEAYRIGELMTTDYTSSDSSSPNSTVHGNSETTHLAPIREVALNPREKIPCKLLSRTSISHDVRLLRFALPSEDQLMGLPVGKHVFLCATVDEKLCMRAYTPTSSVDEVGFFDLVVKVYFKGVHPKFPNGGIMSQHLDTLPIGSFLDVKGPLGHIEYTGRGNFLVQGKPRFAKRLAMLAGGTGITPIYQVVQAILKDPEDRTEMHMVYANRTEDDILLRDELDEWAKKHDRLKVWYVVQESVREGWEFSVGFITETILREHVPLASPDTLALTCGPPPMIQFAVQPNLEKLGYDIHNDLLVF from the exons ATGGCGACTTCAGTCGACAACCGTCCGTTCACCGCCCACCGGCACGGCGTCGTTCGCACCTACAAGCCCGCCCCGGAACTCCCGCGTCCCATGAAGTTACCCCTGCCAACACCGCTCTCCGATTCCTCAAgcgacgaagaagaagaaaccaCTGCGATGAAGGAACTGATTCTTAAGTCCAGCGTCGAAGTTGAATCCTCTATTTTCGACCCTCGCGACGATGGAACCGCCGACCACTGGGTCAAACGGAACGCCTCCCTGATCCGGTTGACGGGGAAGCATCCCTTAAACTCGGAGCCACCACTCGATCGTCTCATGCACCACGGTTTCATCACCCCGGTTCCCCTCCACTACGTCCGTAACCACGGGCCCGTGGCACGGGCTCGCTGGGAGGACTGGACCGTTGAGGTCACGGGCCTCGTTTCTCGGCCCACGTGCTTCACCATGGAGCAGCTGCTCCACGACTTTCCCAGCCGCGAGTTCCCTGTCACACTTGTCTGCGCTGGGAACAGGCGCCAGGAACAGAACATGGTGAAACAGAGCATCGGTTTCAACTGGGGGCCCGCCGTCGTCTCTACTTCGGTGTGGCGCGGTGTACCGTTGCGGAGCCTGTTGAAGAAGTGCGGGATCTACAGTCGCACGAAGGGAGCGCTTCACGTGTGCTTCGAAGGCGCCGAGGATCTGCCCGCTGACGGTGGGTCCAAGTACGGGACGAGTATCAGGAGGGAGGTTGCACTCGATCCCTCTCGCGACATCATCCTCGCTTACATGCAAAACGGGGAGCTTTTGTCCCCGGATCATGGCTTCCCCGTTAGGATGATAATACCCGGTTTCGTCGGCGGCCGCATGGTGAAATGGTTGAAGCGCATCATTGTCTCTACCCAGGAATCTCAAAGCTATTACCATTACATGGATAACAGGGTACTTCCATCTCACGTTGACGCCGAACTTGCCAATGCAGAAG CTTGGTGGTACAAGCCAGAGTATTGCATCAACGAGGTCAACATAAACTCCGTCATAACAACGCCCTCTCACGAAGAGATCTTGCCCATCAACTCATGGACGACTCAGTTGCCTTATTTCATCAAAGGCTACGCTTATTCCG GAGGTGGGAGAAAGGTGACACGTGTGGAGGTAACGCTGGACGGTGGTGAAACGTGGCGAGTGTGCAGTGTGGAACGTCCCGAGAAGCCGAACAAATATGGGAAGTACTGGTGTTGGTGTTTCTGGTCGTTGGAGGTGGAGGTGTTGGATCTTCTCGCAGCAAAAGAGATTGCGGTGCGAGCTTGGGATGAGGCCCTCAACACCCAGCCTCAGAAACTCATCTGGAATGTTTTG GGAATGATGAACAATTGCTGGTTCAGAGTGAAGACGAACGTGTGCAGGCCGAAGAAGGGTGAGATTGGTATAGTGTTCGAGCACCCCACCCAACAAGGCAACCAATCTGGCGGATGGATGGCAAGAGAGAGACAGCTGGAGAAATCATCAGAGTCCAACCCATCCCTCAAGAAGAGTGTTTCCTCCCCATTCATGAACACGACCACCAAAACCTTTTCCATCTCCGAAGTAAGAAAACACAACAACCGCGATTCAGCTTGGATCATAGTCCACGGAAATGTCTACGATTGCACCCGCTTTCTCAAAGACCATCCCGGCGGCGAAGATAGCATCCTCATCAACGCCGGCACCGACTGTACAGAGGAGTTCGATGCGATCCACTCCGGCAAAGCCAAGGAAATGCTCGAAGCCTACCGAATCGGCGAGCTCATGACCACCGACTACACCTCCTCTGACTCCTCTTCCCCGAACTCCACCGTGCATGGGAATTCTGAAACCACCCACTTGGCCCCAATCAGGGAGGTGGCTCTCAACCCACGCGAGAAAATCCCATGCAAGCTCCTCTCCAGAACCTCCATCTCCCACGACGTTAGGCTCCTCCGCTTTGCGTTGCCCAGCGAGGACCAGCTCATGGGTTTGCCAGTCGGGAAGCACGTATTCTTGTGTGCCACCGTCGACGAGAAGCTATGCATGCGAGCCTACACTCCCACAAGCAGTGTAGATGAAGTGGGTTTCTTTGACCTCGTCGTCAAGGTTTACTTCAAAGGAGTGCATCCTAAGTTCCCCAACGGTGGGATCATGTCTCAACACTTGGACACTCTCCCCATTGGCTCTTTCCTGGACGTGAAAGGCCCTCTAGGCCACATAGAATACACCGGCAGAGGAAACTTCCTCGTCCAGGGAAAGCCTAGGTTTGCCAAGAGGCTAGCCATGTTGGCTGGTGGAACCGGGATCACACCCATCTACCAAGTGGTTCAAGCCATTCTAAAGGACCCAGAGGACCGCACCGAAATGCATATGGTGTACGCGAATCGAACCGAGGATGATATATTGCTGAGAGATGAGCTTGATGAATGGGCTAAGAAACATGACAGGCTCAAGGTGTGGTACGTGGTGCAAGAAAGCGTAAGAGAAGGGTGGGAATTCAGTGTGGGGTTCATCACCGAGACCATCCTGCGGGAGCATGTTCCACTTGCATCTCCTGATACCTTGGCGTTGACTTGTGGTCCACCACCCATGATTCAGTTCGCGGTGCAACCCAATTTGGAGAAGTTGGGCTACGACATCCACAACGACTTGCTCGTGTTTTAG